A portion of the Micromonospora vinacea genome contains these proteins:
- the fabG gene encoding 3-oxoacyl-ACP reductase FabG, whose translation MSEESRVAIVTGAARGIGAATARRLAADGMAVAVVDIEEAATKETVDAIAAEGGRALGVGADVSDRDQVEAAVSRIAAELGAPTVLVNNAGVLRDNLLFKMTNADWDTVMGVHLRGAFLFSQAAQKHMVDRKWGRIVNLSSTSALGNRGQANYAAAKAGLQGFTKTLAIELGPFGVTVNAVAPGFIVTDMTAATAARMKVDFDDFQKHAAAEIPVRRPGRPEDVAHTISFLASEGAGFVSGQVIYVAGGPRD comes from the coding sequence ATGTCGGAGGAGTCCCGCGTCGCCATCGTCACCGGAGCCGCACGCGGCATCGGCGCGGCCACCGCCCGACGGCTGGCCGCCGACGGGATGGCCGTCGCCGTGGTCGACATCGAGGAGGCGGCCACCAAGGAGACGGTGGACGCCATCGCCGCCGAGGGCGGCCGGGCGCTCGGGGTGGGCGCCGACGTGTCCGACCGGGACCAGGTCGAGGCGGCGGTGAGCCGGATCGCCGCCGAGCTGGGCGCGCCCACCGTGCTGGTCAACAACGCCGGTGTGCTCCGCGACAACCTGCTGTTCAAGATGACCAACGCCGACTGGGACACGGTGATGGGGGTGCACCTGCGCGGCGCGTTCCTGTTCAGCCAGGCGGCCCAGAAGCACATGGTGGACCGGAAGTGGGGGCGGATCGTCAACCTCTCCAGCACCTCCGCGCTGGGCAACCGGGGCCAGGCGAACTACGCCGCCGCCAAGGCCGGCCTGCAGGGCTTCACCAAGACGCTCGCCATCGAGCTGGGGCCGTTCGGGGTGACCGTGAACGCCGTCGCACCCGGCTTCATCGTCACCGACATGACAGCGGCCACCGCCGCCCGGATGAAGGTCGACTTCGACGACTTCCAGAAGCACGCCGCCGCCGAGATCCCGGTCCGTCGCCCGGGCCGGCCGGAGGACGTCGCGCACACCATCTCGTTCCTGGCGAGCGAGGGCGCCGGCTTCGTCTCCGGTCAGGTCATCTACGTCGCGGGCGGCCCACGGGACTGA
- a CDS encoding DedA family protein, producing the protein MAYAQAGDPSGFTGLTGWVASVIEVMGPVGVALLVALESIVPPIPSEIVLALAGFLAHEGKFNVFLVVLAATVGSLVGALVLYWLGAALGEERLKRWLDHIPLVDRDDLEKADKWFERHGRWAVLIGRVVPVVRSLVSVPAGANRMPLGEFILLTTIGSGVWNGLIVGAGYGLGSRWQDVERYSDWFNYAIVAVFAVLVASWVIRKVRKRRNRDDRRSVTAGR; encoded by the coding sequence ATGGCGTACGCCCAGGCTGGCGACCCGTCCGGGTTCACCGGGTTGACCGGCTGGGTGGCCTCGGTGATCGAGGTGATGGGCCCGGTCGGCGTGGCGCTGCTGGTGGCGCTGGAGAGCATCGTTCCGCCGATCCCCAGCGAGATCGTGCTGGCGCTCGCCGGCTTCCTGGCGCACGAGGGCAAGTTCAACGTCTTCCTCGTGGTGCTGGCCGCGACTGTCGGCTCGCTGGTCGGCGCGTTGGTGCTCTACTGGCTGGGCGCGGCGCTGGGCGAGGAACGGCTCAAGCGCTGGTTGGACCACATCCCGTTGGTGGACCGCGACGACCTGGAGAAGGCCGACAAGTGGTTCGAGCGGCACGGTCGGTGGGCGGTGCTGATCGGTCGGGTGGTGCCGGTGGTCCGCAGCCTGGTCTCCGTGCCGGCCGGAGCCAACCGGATGCCGCTGGGTGAGTTCATCCTGCTCACCACCATCGGCAGCGGGGTGTGGAACGGTCTCATCGTGGGAGCCGGCTACGGGCTCGGGAGCCGTTGGCAGGACGTCGAGCGCTACAGCGACTGGTTCAACTACGCGATCGTCGCGGTCTTCGCCGTGTTGGTGGCCAGCTGGGTGATCCGTAAGGTTCGTAAGCGTCGGAACCGCGACGACCGGCGGTCGGTGACCGCCGGTCGCTGA
- a CDS encoding YidC/Oxa1 family membrane protein insertase gives MLAFAPLHDAVAAAGSALSWLTELLEPLAGGAATAAAIVLFTIAVRLLISPLTVAQVRGERRRAALAPQVRDLQQRYPDDPATLQREVFTLYREAGANPIAGCLPLLIQAPFLLVLYRLFSTSEGGTGLLDERLAGVPLGHHLTEGLAGAAGPLFGVLLVVLLAVAWWSSRRARRASAAVGTVAGTPTEGPGAATLGRLLPLLPFTTVLVALVLPLAAVIYLVTTSVWSALEQAVLRRPQAVPSPADR, from the coding sequence ATGCTTGCCTTCGCACCACTGCATGACGCTGTCGCCGCTGCCGGCAGCGCGCTGTCCTGGCTCACCGAGCTGCTCGAACCACTGGCCGGCGGTGCGGCGACCGCCGCGGCGATCGTGCTCTTCACCATCGCCGTCCGCCTGCTGATCTCGCCGCTGACGGTCGCGCAGGTCCGCGGCGAGCGGCGCCGCGCGGCGCTCGCCCCACAGGTGCGTGACCTTCAGCAGCGGTACCCCGACGACCCGGCGACGCTTCAGCGCGAGGTGTTCACGTTGTACCGCGAGGCCGGCGCGAACCCGATCGCCGGCTGTCTGCCGTTGCTCATCCAGGCGCCGTTCCTGCTGGTGCTGTACCGGTTGTTCAGCACCAGTGAGGGCGGCACCGGGTTGCTGGACGAGCGGTTGGCCGGCGTGCCACTGGGTCACCATCTCACCGAGGGGCTGGCCGGTGCGGCCGGACCGCTGTTCGGCGTACTGCTGGTGGTGTTGTTGGCGGTGGCCTGGTGGTCGTCGCGGCGGGCCCGTCGGGCGTCGGCGGCGGTGGGCACGGTGGCCGGTACGCCGACCGAGGGGCCGGGGGCGGCCACGCTCGGCCGGCTGCTGCCCCTGCTGCCGTTCACGACCGTGCTGGTGGCGCTGGTGCTGCCGCTCGCCGCGGTGATCTACCTGGTGACCACGAGCGTGTGGTCGGCCCTCGAACAGGCGGTACTCCGGCGACCCCAGGCGGTTCCGTCGCCGGCTGACCGGTAA
- a CDS encoding DUF1349 domain-containing protein, protein MENDLVPPSELLDWSRGSWLHPPVRVEEGPAGELVVEPAADSDFWRRTSYGFVHDNGPALLAPLPVGTAMEVSFRLDFSAQFDQAGAFVRVDERTWTKAGVEISDGEVQLGAVVTREFSDWSVGPVPEWAGREVTIRVSRAGDALTVRARVDDEPWRLVRLAPLDPTAEAMAGPFCCAPSRAGLTVVFTGWRQGPADTALHPEH, encoded by the coding sequence ATGGAGAACGACCTCGTACCGCCGAGCGAACTGTTGGACTGGTCCCGGGGTAGCTGGCTGCACCCGCCGGTACGCGTCGAGGAGGGCCCGGCCGGCGAGCTGGTCGTCGAGCCGGCCGCCGACAGCGACTTCTGGCGGCGGACCAGCTACGGCTTCGTGCACGACAACGGCCCGGCCCTGCTGGCACCGCTGCCGGTGGGCACCGCCATGGAGGTGAGCTTCCGGCTCGACTTCTCGGCGCAGTTCGACCAGGCCGGTGCGTTCGTCCGGGTCGACGAACGGACCTGGACAAAGGCCGGTGTGGAGATCAGCGACGGCGAGGTGCAGCTCGGCGCGGTGGTGACCCGGGAATTCTCCGACTGGTCGGTGGGGCCGGTGCCGGAGTGGGCGGGCCGGGAGGTGACCATCCGGGTCAGCCGGGCCGGCGACGCGCTGACCGTCCGCGCCCGGGTCGACGACGAGCCGTGGCGACTGGTCCGCCTCGCCCCGCTGGACCCGACGGCCGAGGCCATGGCCGGCCCGTTCTGCTGCGCGCCGTCCCGCGCCGGTCTGACAGTGGTGTTCACCGGCTGGAGGCAGGGGCCGGCGGACACCGCGCTGCACCCGGAGCACTGA
- a CDS encoding alpha-amylase family protein codes for MGDRWYSEAVVYCLDIDTYADSDGDGVGDIRGLIGRLDYLARLGVTCLWLHPIHPSPNRDDGYDATDFYNVDPRFGTLGDFAELLHQAQNRGIRVIIDLVVNHTSDEHPWFQSARSSPDSPYRDWYVWSDTEPDDRHQGMVFPGEQDETWSYDRTAKAWFYHRFYKFQPDLNFANPQVRDEIKKIMSFWLQLGVSGFRMDAVPFIIELTEPGNPNSPKDFEFLTEMRQHVQWRRGDAVLLAEANVEPDQLPTFFGDASGSGNRIHMLFDFMLNGRLMLSLARQDPESLIDALHDTPKLPVGGQWATFLRNHDEIDLSRLTTEQRNQVYAEFGPDENMRIYDRGIRRRLAPMLGNDRRRIELAYALQFSMRGTPVLRYGEEIGMGEDLSLRGRDAIRTPMQWSYQPNAGFSTADPEKLVRPVIEKGEFGYQNVNVTAQRGDPKSLLAWFERMIRTLREAPEIGSGSTSHIDVPVPPGVLTHRADGPTGTMVFVHNLGTDDVEVDLSSLEPEADLPIDVLADRGYGELGKLGAVKVSGYGYRWIRLCRGSAC; via the coding sequence ATGGGTGACCGTTGGTATTCCGAAGCCGTCGTCTACTGCCTCGACATCGACACGTACGCCGACTCCGACGGCGACGGGGTCGGTGACATCCGTGGGTTGATCGGGAGGCTGGACTACCTGGCCCGACTCGGGGTGACCTGCCTGTGGCTGCACCCCATCCACCCGTCGCCCAACCGTGACGACGGCTACGACGCCACCGACTTCTACAACGTGGACCCGCGCTTCGGCACCCTGGGCGACTTCGCCGAGCTGCTGCACCAGGCGCAGAACCGGGGCATCCGCGTGATCATCGACCTGGTGGTCAACCACACCTCCGACGAACACCCGTGGTTCCAGTCCGCCCGCTCGTCGCCGGACTCGCCGTACCGGGACTGGTACGTCTGGTCCGACACCGAGCCGGACGACCGGCACCAGGGCATGGTCTTCCCCGGCGAGCAGGACGAGACCTGGAGTTACGACCGGACCGCCAAGGCGTGGTTCTATCACCGGTTCTACAAGTTCCAGCCGGACCTCAACTTCGCCAATCCGCAGGTCCGCGACGAGATCAAGAAGATCATGTCGTTCTGGCTCCAGCTCGGCGTCTCCGGCTTCCGGATGGACGCGGTGCCGTTCATCATCGAGCTGACCGAGCCGGGCAACCCGAACTCCCCGAAGGACTTCGAGTTCCTCACCGAGATGCGCCAGCACGTCCAGTGGCGCCGCGGTGACGCCGTCCTGCTGGCCGAGGCGAACGTCGAGCCGGACCAGCTACCGACGTTCTTCGGCGACGCCAGCGGTTCCGGCAACCGCATCCACATGCTCTTCGACTTCATGCTCAACGGTCGACTCATGCTGTCCCTGGCCCGGCAGGACCCGGAATCGTTGATCGACGCGTTGCACGACACCCCGAAGCTGCCGGTCGGTGGGCAGTGGGCCACCTTCCTGCGCAACCACGACGAGATCGACCTGTCCCGGCTGACTACCGAACAGCGCAACCAGGTGTACGCGGAGTTCGGCCCGGACGAGAACATGCGCATCTACGACCGGGGCATCCGTCGCCGGCTCGCCCCGATGCTCGGCAACGACCGGCGGCGCATCGAGCTGGCGTACGCCCTCCAGTTCTCGATGCGCGGCACGCCGGTGCTGCGCTACGGCGAGGAGATCGGGATGGGCGAGGACCTGTCGCTGCGGGGTCGGGACGCGATCCGTACCCCGATGCAGTGGTCGTACCAGCCGAATGCCGGCTTCTCCACGGCGGACCCGGAGAAGCTGGTCCGCCCGGTGATCGAGAAGGGCGAGTTCGGCTACCAGAACGTCAACGTCACCGCCCAGCGGGGCGACCCGAAGTCCCTGCTCGCCTGGTTCGAGCGCATGATCCGTACGCTGCGGGAGGCACCGGAGATCGGCTCCGGCTCGACCAGCCACATCGACGTGCCGGTGCCGCCGGGCGTGCTGACGCACCGGGCGGACGGGCCGACCGGGACGATGGTCTTCGTGCACAACCTGGGCACCGACGACGTCGAGGTGGACCTGAGCAGCCTCGAACCGGAGGCCGACCTGCCGATCGACGTGCTCGCCGACCGCGGCTACGGAGAGCTGGGCAAGCTCGGCGCGGTGAAGGTCTCCGGCTACGGATACCGGTGGATTCGCCTATGCCGAGGGTCGGCCTGTTGA